The following proteins are encoded in a genomic region of Neisseria perflava:
- a CDS encoding murein hydrolase activator EnvC family protein, which translates to MRYKPLILALLLSFSLPTYAAKDAPKEKAAAVRKAAPVKKEKEAAKADVKKETPKKQAVKEKEEDKKAVKAKASKEKETADKNERASAKNKPAKAAESAADNKKANRKAEEPKETAKDKKAAAAKSGKAKEQDKKTAEDKKDSKAKEPVKKEEPKETKAKEPAKKVAEDKKDGKKNKEPVKKAAEDKKAEAKEPAKKAVDDKKDTKAKEQNKKAEPKVEPKATSSADNDFKAAVTAAANDMETKKSFAKRNEGFIIHVNATLKQLQQTRNNLSGINRKQRDAWEKFQKLNADANQLKAEVSNTRAQISRFVSGNYKNSQPNAVALFLKNADAGQKTRFLRYTRYINNANDQVMRDLEKQQKELAAQEQKINNELAYLKKLQANIQASLRQQGVTNTAEQAESRRQNAQMAKEAQKKINHRENEQRLNNLLKDLEKRKAEQRKAEAEARKKAAEARLAAAEKARKEQAAAQQKAEAERAAMSTLTDEDMKLQAPNTQGLTVSNANSFSRMQGRLKKPVNGTLAGLFGQDRGDGEVWKGVFYNTVPAPVSSIASGTVTFAGELEGYGKVVVLDHGDGYVSIYSGLNEIDTAQNYAVNAGSKIGTSGTLPSGETGLYLEVRYNGQVMNPLSWIN; encoded by the coding sequence ATGCGTTACAAACCCCTCATTCTCGCCCTGTTGCTCAGCTTCTCCCTGCCAACCTATGCCGCCAAAGACGCGCCGAAAGAAAAAGCGGCCGCCGTCAGAAAAGCTGCGCCCGTGAAAAAAGAGAAAGAAGCCGCTAAGGCGGATGTCAAAAAAGAAACCCCAAAAAAACAAGCCGTAAAAGAAAAAGAGGAAGATAAAAAAGCGGTTAAAGCCAAAGCATCCAAAGAGAAGGAAACCGCCGACAAAAACGAACGCGCTTCAGCCAAAAACAAACCGGCTAAAGCCGCCGAATCCGCTGCCGACAATAAAAAGGCCAACCGTAAAGCCGAAGAGCCTAAAGAAACAGCAAAAGACAAAAAAGCCGCAGCTGCAAAATCCGGCAAAGCCAAAGAACAAGACAAAAAAACTGCTGAAGATAAAAAAGACAGCAAAGCCAAAGAACCCGTAAAAAAAGAAGAACCTAAGGAAACTAAAGCCAAAGAACCTGCTAAAAAAGTGGCCGAGGATAAAAAAGACGGCAAAAAAAACAAAGAGCCAGTAAAAAAAGCAGCCGAAGACAAAAAGGCCGAAGCTAAAGAGCCTGCAAAAAAAGCTGTTGACGACAAAAAAGACACAAAAGCCAAAGAGCAAAACAAAAAAGCCGAGCCTAAAGTTGAGCCTAAAGCCACTTCTTCAGCCGACAACGATTTCAAAGCAGCCGTAACTGCCGCCGCCAACGATATGGAAACCAAAAAATCCTTTGCCAAACGCAACGAGGGTTTCATTATCCATGTCAATGCCACGCTCAAACAGCTGCAACAAACACGCAACAACCTCTCCGGCATCAACCGCAAACAACGCGATGCATGGGAAAAATTCCAAAAACTCAATGCCGATGCCAACCAGTTAAAAGCCGAAGTTTCCAACACGCGCGCCCAAATTTCGCGCTTTGTGTCCGGCAACTATAAAAACAGCCAGCCCAACGCGGTTGCCCTCTTCCTGAAAAACGCCGATGCCGGTCAAAAAACCCGCTTCCTGCGTTACACGCGTTATATCAACAACGCCAACGACCAAGTCATGAGAGACTTGGAAAAACAACAAAAAGAGCTGGCAGCGCAAGAGCAAAAAATCAACAATGAATTGGCTTACCTGAAAAAACTGCAAGCCAATATCCAAGCTTCATTGCGCCAACAAGGCGTGACCAATACCGCCGAACAAGCCGAAAGCCGCCGTCAAAACGCGCAAATGGCCAAAGAAGCACAAAAGAAAATCAACCACAGAGAAAACGAGCAGCGCCTCAACAATCTCTTGAAAGATTTGGAAAAACGCAAAGCCGAGCAACGCAAAGCCGAAGCCGAAGCGCGTAAAAAAGCCGCCGAAGCGCGTTTGGCCGCCGCTGAAAAAGCCCGCAAAGAGCAGGCTGCCGCCCAACAAAAAGCCGAAGCCGAACGCGCCGCCATGTCCACGCTGACTGACGAAGACATGAAACTGCAAGCCCCAAATACCCAAGGCTTGACCGTCAGCAACGCCAACAGCTTCAGCCGTATGCAAGGCCGTCTGAAAAAACCGGTTAACGGCACACTGGCAGGCCTGTTTGGTCAAGACCGCGGCGATGGCGAAGTTTGGAAAGGCGTGTTCTACAATACCGTTCCGGCTCCGGTCAGCAGCATTGCCTCAGGCACAGTTACTTTTGCCGGCGAGCTTGAAGGCTACGGCAAAGTAGTCGTCCTCGACCACGGCGACGGCTATGTCAGCATTTACTCCGGTCTGAACGAAATCGACACCGCCCAAAACTACGCCGTCAATGCCGGCAGCAAGATTGGTACCAGCGGCACTTTGCCGTCGGGCGAAACCGGCCTTTACCTTGAAGTCCGCTACAACGGACAAGTCATGAATCCGCTTTCATGGATTAACTGA
- a CDS encoding CreA family protein produces MKKYLLVVLGAMVLAACGNDTDKIGRASTVFHMLGKNDRIEVEGFDDPDVQGVACYISYAKKGGLKETVNLEEDASDASVSCVQSAEVIRYNEAAVLKPRQVFKRSASIAFKSQQIIRYYDPKRKSFAYLVYSDKIVQGSPKNSLSAVSCFAHAKTDTPVPAGGAVYGACVVDAPVNDGQK; encoded by the coding sequence ATGAAAAAATATTTATTAGTAGTGTTGGGCGCCATGGTTTTGGCGGCTTGCGGTAACGATACCGATAAAATCGGACGCGCCAGTACGGTGTTTCATATGCTGGGTAAAAACGACCGTATCGAAGTGGAAGGTTTTGACGATCCTGATGTGCAAGGGGTTGCCTGTTATATTTCGTACGCGAAAAAAGGTGGTTTGAAAGAAACGGTCAATCTGGAAGAAGATGCCAGCGACGCATCAGTTTCCTGCGTGCAAAGTGCGGAAGTCATCCGTTATAACGAGGCTGCGGTTTTGAAACCGCGACAAGTGTTCAAACGCAGTGCCAGCATAGCATTTAAGAGCCAACAGATTATCCGCTACTACGATCCGAAACGTAAGTCTTTCGCTTATTTGGTGTACAGCGATAAAATCGTTCAAGGCTCGCCTAAAAACTCTTTGAGCGCGGTATCGTGTTTTGCCCATGCGAAAACCGATACGCCGGTACCGGCAGGCGGCGCGGTTTACGGTGCATGCGTGGTGGACGCGCCGGTTAATGACGGACAAAAATAA
- a CDS encoding YqgE/AlgH family protein encodes MNLANHFLIAMPNMDDPFFTDTVIYVCEHDEEGALGIIINKPSPITMDMIFAAADRNIPLRLQHENVMMGGPVQIERGYVVHTPIGRWQNSMVVTDNVALTSSRDVIENLSKEGAVDKALISIGYSKWGKGQLERELAENVWLTVPADEHILFDVPYELRYAAAFEKLGVNPNALVSGVGHA; translated from the coding sequence ATGAATTTAGCCAACCATTTCCTGATTGCCATGCCTAATATGGACGATCCGTTTTTTACGGATACGGTCATTTATGTGTGCGAACACGATGAAGAAGGTGCGCTGGGCATCATCATCAACAAGCCTTCGCCGATTACCATGGACATGATTTTTGCCGCCGCCGACCGCAATATCCCGTTGCGTCTGCAACATGAAAACGTGATGATGGGCGGGCCGGTTCAGATTGAGCGTGGCTATGTCGTGCATACGCCGATCGGTCGCTGGCAAAACAGCATGGTGGTAACTGATAATGTGGCGTTGACTTCTTCGCGCGATGTAATTGAAAACTTGTCTAAAGAAGGTGCGGTGGACAAGGCTTTGATCAGTATTGGTTATTCAAAATGGGGCAAAGGGCAGTTGGAGCGCGAGCTGGCAGAAAATGTTTGGTTGACCGTCCCTGCGGACGAGCATATTCTTTTTGATGTGCCATACGAACTTCGTTATGCCGCCGCTTTTGAAAAATTGGGCGTTAATCCGAACGCCTTGGTTTCAGGAGTCGGCCATGCCTGA
- the ruvX gene encoding Holliday junction resolvase RuvX → MPDAPKGTVLAFDFGEARIGVAQGDAELGMTHPLATVTGNSNDEKFEAIAKLVKEWQPKYFVVGLPTHTDGTEHELTRLSRKFGRRLHGRFNLPVYWVDERMSSLYAESLLAEARVFGRKQKSVLDQVAAQAILQGFFEGGAAEFFNGREE, encoded by the coding sequence ATGCCTGATGCACCAAAAGGTACGGTTTTGGCCTTTGACTTCGGCGAGGCGCGTATCGGCGTGGCGCAGGGCGATGCCGAGTTGGGTATGACCCATCCGCTGGCAACGGTAACCGGCAACAGCAATGATGAAAAATTCGAGGCCATTGCCAAGCTGGTCAAAGAATGGCAACCCAAGTATTTTGTGGTCGGCCTGCCGACGCATACCGACGGCACGGAGCATGAGCTGACCCGTTTGAGCCGCAAGTTTGGCCGCCGTTTGCACGGACGTTTTAATTTGCCGGTTTATTGGGTGGACGAAAGGATGTCTTCCCTATACGCGGAAAGCCTGCTTGCTGAAGCCCGAGTTTTTGGTCGAAAACAAAAATCCGTGCTTGACCAAGTAGCCGCACAGGCGATTTTGCAAGGCTTTTTTGAAGGTGGCGCGGCCGAGTTTTTCAATGGCCGCGAAGAATAG
- a CDS encoding YidB family protein, which produces MALMDNLLNAATQMLGGNSENGAQGSLTDMAMDLVKQQGGVGNLINQLQQGGLGDALSSWISNQSSNLPVSGSDLQNALGSDTVNQIAQKFGVDAGQAGDLLAKVLPDLVDKATPNGTAQDADGFGLDDIASMLLKNFIK; this is translated from the coding sequence ATGGCACTCATGGACAATCTTTTGAATGCGGCTACTCAAATGTTGGGTGGCAACAGCGAAAACGGCGCACAAGGTTCTCTGACCGATATGGCGATGGATTTGGTGAAACAGCAAGGCGGCGTGGGCAACCTGATCAACCAACTGCAACAAGGCGGTTTGGGCGATGCCCTGAGCAGCTGGATTTCCAACCAATCCAGCAACCTGCCTGTGTCCGGCAGCGACCTGCAAAATGCTTTGGGTAGCGATACGGTAAACCAAATCGCGCAAAAATTCGGCGTGGATGCCGGCCAAGCAGGCGATTTGTTGGCAAAAGTATTGCCTGACTTGGTCGATAAAGCCACACCTAACGGCACGGCTCAAGATGCGGATGGCTTCGGATTGGACGACATCGCTTCTATGCTGCTGAAAAACTTTATAAAATAA
- a CDS encoding carboxymuconolactone decarboxylase family protein: MSRLTIHTVETAPEAAKPRVEAVLKNNGFIPNLIGVLANAPEALAFYQEVGKMNGANSLTAGEVEVIQIIAARTNECGFCVAGHTKLATLKKLLSEQSIKAARALAAGEFDDAKLSALATFTQAVMAKKGAVSDDELKAFFDAGYNQQQAVEVVMGVALATLCNYVNNLAKTEINPELQAFA, from the coding sequence ATGTCACGTTTAACCATACACACAGTCGAAACCGCTCCTGAAGCCGCCAAACCACGCGTTGAAGCTGTATTGAAAAACAACGGCTTTATTCCTAACCTGATCGGCGTTTTGGCCAATGCGCCGGAGGCTTTGGCGTTTTATCAAGAAGTCGGCAAAATGAATGGTGCCAACAGCCTGACTGCCGGCGAAGTCGAAGTTATTCAAATCATTGCCGCGCGCACCAATGAATGCGGCTTCTGCGTTGCCGGCCACACCAAACTGGCAACCTTGAAAAAACTGCTTTCCGAACAATCCATTAAAGCTGCGCGCGCGTTGGCTGCAGGTGAGTTTGACGATGCCAAACTGAGTGCTTTGGCGACATTCACCCAAGCCGTTATGGCGAAAAAAGGCGCGGTATCCGACGACGAGCTGAAAGCATTCTTTGATGCCGGTTACAACCAACAGCAAGCCGTTGAAGTCGTTATGGGCGTTGCTTTGGCAACCTTGTGCAACTACGTCAACAACCTTGCCAAAACCGAAATCAACCCTGAATTGCAGGCATTTGCCTAA
- a CDS encoding acyl-CoA dehydrogenase family protein: protein MTREALLNNVAELVKSKLKPLVDDIDRKGLYPKEFMLELGKIGGFAATGTVEEGGNGLGLATQIAVLREIGKECGATSFSAWCQAACAWYLHQSPNQAVKDKYLADILQGKVLAGTGMSNTVKHLAGIEKHNLQAERVEGGYKINGALPWVSNIGEDHIWANTAQIGDSYVMFITGGQWEGVTLQNCPEFCGLEGTRTYSLNFKDVFIPDEDVIATPGQFQSYIPTIKAGFILLQMGIGAGVIDGALGIIRMANVVNAEVNSYLDHSYDELKAALDGAWAETERLADDAWNNKPDTLATLKLREAAAVLALNATQSAALHAGAKGYLMRSPAQRRVREAMFVAIVTPAIKHLRKEIAALEAAQ, encoded by the coding sequence ATGACACGCGAAGCTTTACTGAACAATGTTGCCGAACTCGTTAAAAGCAAATTAAAACCATTGGTGGACGACATCGACCGCAAAGGCCTGTACCCGAAAGAATTTATGCTGGAATTGGGCAAAATCGGCGGTTTTGCCGCGACCGGTACGGTTGAAGAAGGCGGCAACGGTTTGGGTTTGGCAACGCAAATCGCCGTATTGCGCGAAATCGGTAAAGAATGCGGCGCGACTTCGTTCAGTGCATGGTGTCAGGCGGCTTGCGCGTGGTATCTGCACCAATCCCCCAACCAAGCGGTTAAAGACAAATATTTGGCCGATATTCTGCAGGGCAAAGTTTTGGCCGGTACGGGCATGTCCAATACCGTCAAACACCTTGCCGGTATCGAAAAACACAACCTGCAAGCCGAGCGTGTCGAAGGCGGCTACAAAATCAACGGCGCTTTGCCTTGGGTATCCAATATCGGCGAAGACCATATTTGGGCAAATACCGCCCAAATCGGCGACAGCTATGTGATGTTTATCACCGGCGGCCAATGGGAAGGCGTTACCCTGCAAAACTGTCCTGAGTTCTGCGGTTTGGAAGGTACGCGCACTTACAGCCTGAATTTTAAAGACGTGTTTATTCCCGATGAGGATGTGATTGCTACGCCTGGGCAGTTCCAGTCTTATATCCCGACCATTAAAGCCGGTTTCATTCTGCTGCAAATGGGTATCGGCGCCGGTGTAATTGACGGTGCGCTCGGCATTATCCGCATGGCCAATGTGGTGAACGCAGAAGTAAACTCATACCTCGACCACAGCTACGATGAATTGAAAGCCGCTTTGGACGGCGCATGGGCGGAAACCGAACGTCTTGCCGATGATGCGTGGAACAATAAACCCGATACGCTGGCAACCTTGAAACTGCGTGAAGCGGCTGCCGTATTGGCACTGAACGCCACTCAATCTGCCGCATTGCATGCAGGCGCGAAAGGCTATCTGATGCGCAGTCCGGCGCAACGCCGCGTCCGCGAGGCCATGTTTGTCGCCATCGTAACACCGGCCATCAAACACCTGCGTAAAGAAATCGCCGCTTTGGAAGCAGCGCAATAA
- a CDS encoding rubredoxin, translating into MAQYMCGPCGWIYDEDVGDPEHGLPAGTKFEDIPDDWKCPECGVGKEDFYLLDFTI; encoded by the coding sequence ATGGCTCAATATATGTGCGGCCCTTGCGGCTGGATTTACGATGAAGATGTCGGCGACCCCGAACACGGCCTGCCGGCAGGTACCAAGTTCGAAGACATCCCCGACGACTGGAAATGCCCTGAATGCGGCGTAGGTAAAGAAGATTTCTACCTTCTGGACTTCACCATATAA
- the dapC gene encoding succinyldiaminopimelate transaminase, which yields MNPLLNHLKPYPFARLREAMQGIDAPEGVTPIHLQIGEPKHPTPKVITDALTASLHELEKYPLTAGLPELRQACAEWVARRYDGLSLNPDNEILPVLGSREALFSFIQTVLNPASDAPKPVVISPNPFYQIYEGATILGGGEIHFANCPAPSFNPDWSSLPEDVWQRTKVLIVCSPNNPSGSVLQLEDWKEIFDLQDKYGFVIASDECYSEIYFDGNKPIGGLQAAAQLGRGTHNIVMFTSLSKRSNVPGLRSGFVAGDAELLKNFLLYRTYHGSAMSIPVQRASIAAWNDEEHVIANRRLYQEKFDRVIPILQQAFDVKLPDASFYIWLKVPDGDDLAFTRNLWQKAAIQVLPGRFLARDTEQGNPGEGYVRIALVADVESCVKAAETIVSLYC from the coding sequence ATGAACCCATTATTGAACCATCTCAAACCCTATCCTTTCGCCCGCCTGCGTGAAGCCATGCAAGGCATTGATGCACCCGAAGGCGTAACGCCCATTCATCTGCAAATCGGCGAGCCGAAACATCCGACACCCAAAGTCATCACCGACGCGCTGACCGCCTCCCTGCACGAACTGGAAAAATATCCGCTGACCGCAGGCCTGCCCGAACTGCGCCAAGCCTGCGCCGAATGGGTGGCCCGCCGTTATGATGGTTTGAGCCTCAATCCCGACAATGAAATCCTGCCCGTATTGGGCAGCCGGGAAGCTTTGTTCTCTTTTATCCAAACCGTTTTAAATCCAGCTTCAGACGCCCCAAAACCGGTCGTTATCAGCCCCAATCCGTTCTATCAAATTTACGAAGGCGCAACTATTTTGGGCGGCGGCGAAATCCATTTTGCCAACTGTCCTGCGCCCAGTTTCAACCCCGATTGGAGCAGCCTGCCCGAAGACGTATGGCAGCGCACCAAAGTCCTGATCGTCTGCTCGCCAAATAATCCGAGCGGCAGCGTCCTGCAATTAGAAGACTGGAAAGAAATTTTTGATTTGCAAGACAAATACGGCTTCGTTATTGCCTCTGACGAATGCTATTCCGAAATCTATTTTGACGGCAACAAGCCGATCGGCGGCCTGCAGGCTGCGGCCCAATTAGGTCGCGGCACGCACAACATCGTGATGTTTACCAGCCTGTCCAAACGCTCCAACGTCCCCGGTTTGCGTTCCGGCTTTGTCGCAGGCGATGCCGAGTTGCTCAAAAACTTCCTGCTCTACCGCACCTACCACGGCAGCGCGATGAGCATTCCCGTCCAACGCGCCAGCATTGCCGCTTGGAACGATGAAGAACACGTCATTGCCAACCGCCGCCTCTACCAAGAAAAATTCGACCGCGTCATTCCGATTTTGCAACAGGCATTCGATGTCAAACTGCCAGACGCATCGTTCTACATTTGGCTGAAAGTTCCCGACGGCGACGACTTGGCATTTACGCGCAACCTGTGGCAGAAAGCCGCTATCCAAGTGTTGCCCGGCCGCTTCCTCGCCCGCGATACCGAACAAGGTAATCCGGGAGAAGGCTACGTCCGCATCGCTTTGGTTGCCGACGTGGAAAGCTGTGTCAAAGCGGCTGAAACCATTGTTTCGCTCTACTGCTGA
- a CDS encoding NAD(P)H-dependent flavin oxidoreductase, producing MQNNFDPLIIRGKSLIPVVQGGMGVGVSASKLSSAVARENGVGTIASVDLRHLHEDLLAESKIDSSEEKYTRLNCIALDREIKKAKADSEGKGMIAVNVMKAVKDHAAYVRQACESGADAIVMGAGLPLDLPEMAEGYHKDVALFPILSESRGINIVLKRWMKKGVLPDAIVIEHPAHAAGHLGAATVDGVNDAKFEFKRVIEETFEVFKNLGLESEKIPLVLAGGMANFEKVKTALKNWGASAVQIGTAFAVTEEGDAHINFKKTLAGAETEKVVEFMSVAGLPARGVRTKFLDNYIKREAKLQANAKNDPRRCTQGLNCLTSCGLRDGLAKAGQFCIDIQLSAAFRGEVDKGLFFRGKDPLPFGNAIRTVQETIHYLLNGSLPVIPAK from the coding sequence ATGCAAAACAACTTTGACCCATTGATTATCCGTGGCAAATCACTGATTCCCGTTGTACAAGGCGGTATGGGTGTAGGCGTTTCCGCATCAAAACTCTCCAGCGCGGTTGCGCGCGAAAACGGCGTAGGTACCATCGCCAGCGTCGATTTGCGCCACTTGCACGAAGATTTGCTGGCCGAATCAAAAATCGATTCCAGCGAAGAAAAATACACCCGCCTGAACTGCATCGCGCTTGACCGTGAAATCAAAAAAGCCAAAGCCGATTCAGAAGGCAAAGGCATGATTGCCGTCAACGTCATGAAAGCCGTAAAAGACCATGCCGCCTACGTCCGTCAGGCCTGTGAATCCGGCGCAGACGCGATTGTGATGGGTGCAGGTTTGCCTTTGGATCTGCCTGAAATGGCCGAGGGCTACCACAAAGATGTTGCCCTTTTCCCTATTTTGTCAGAGTCACGCGGTATCAATATCGTTTTGAAACGTTGGATGAAAAAAGGCGTTTTGCCCGATGCCATCGTTATCGAACACCCAGCCCACGCAGCCGGCCACTTGGGTGCGGCAACCGTTGACGGCGTGAACGATGCCAAATTCGAGTTCAAACGCGTTATTGAAGAAACATTTGAAGTATTCAAAAACTTGGGCTTGGAAAGCGAAAAAATCCCGTTGGTACTCGCCGGCGGCATGGCAAACTTTGAAAAAGTCAAAACAGCCTTGAAAAACTGGGGCGCGTCCGCCGTTCAAATCGGTACCGCGTTTGCCGTGACCGAAGAAGGCGATGCCCACATCAACTTCAAGAAAACGCTGGCCGGTGCGGAAACCGAAAAAGTGGTTGAATTCATGTCTGTTGCCGGTTTGCCTGCTCGCGGCGTGCGCACCAAATTCCTCGACAACTACATCAAACGCGAAGCCAAATTGCAAGCCAATGCCAAAAACGATCCGCGCCGTTGCACACAAGGCCTGAACTGCCTGACCAGCTGCGGTTTGCGTGACGGTTTGGCCAAAGCCGGTCAATTCTGTATCGACATCCAACTTTCCGCGGCATTCCGCGGTGAAGTCGATAAAGGCCTGTTTTTCCGCGGCAAAGACCCATTGCCGTTTGGCAACGCCATCCGTACGGTTCAAGAAACCATTCATTATCTCTTGAACGGTTCCCTGCCCGTCATCCCTGCCAAATAA
- a CDS encoding OmpA family protein, which translates to MKFLKPLTVIATAIPLALTGCVTDPVTGQQSASKTAMYGLGGAAVCGIVGALTHGGKGARNSALACGAVGAGIGGYMDYQEKKLRQSLANTNIEVERQGNQIKLVMPENVTFATGSAALSGQAQSALSAAAQTLVQYPDTTLTINGHTDNTGNDAINEPLSRNRAESVATFLQSRGVSSTRLSTFGYGSRQPIASNATVEGRAQNRRVEILINPDQRAIDAAKKQM; encoded by the coding sequence ATGAAATTCTTGAAACCCCTGACCGTTATTGCCACTGCAATTCCTTTGGCGCTCACCGGCTGTGTAACTGATCCTGTTACCGGCCAACAATCCGCCAGCAAAACCGCTATGTACGGTTTGGGCGGTGCGGCTGTTTGCGGCATTGTTGGTGCGCTGACCCACGGCGGTAAAGGCGCGCGTAACTCCGCATTGGCTTGTGGTGCAGTAGGTGCCGGTATCGGCGGTTACATGGACTACCAAGAGAAAAAACTGCGTCAAAGCTTGGCCAATACCAACATCGAAGTTGAACGTCAAGGCAACCAAATTAAACTGGTTATGCCTGAAAACGTAACCTTCGCTACCGGCAGCGCTGCCTTGAGCGGCCAAGCTCAAAGCGCCCTGTCTGCCGCTGCGCAAACTTTGGTTCAATATCCTGACACCACTTTGACCATCAATGGCCACACCGACAATACCGGTAACGACGCCATCAACGAACCATTGTCTCGCAACCGCGCCGAATCTGTTGCCACCTTCCTGCAATCACGTGGCGTAAGCAGCACCCGTTTGAGCACTTTCGGTTACGGCTCCCGTCAACCAATCGCCTCCAACGCTACTGTTGAAGGCCGTGCACAAAACCGCCGCGTTGAAATCTTGATCAACCCTGACCAACGCGCCATTGATGCCGCTAAAAAACAAATGTAA
- a CDS encoding YoaK family protein, whose translation MNADKPPHSYRLRHHRQHTPPFWQADRPYLHEHNISDARFRRLGYIMAFLAGAINAGGYFAFSRYTSHVTGSMSLLADVLYLQEWSVAIIATISVLCFVAGAAHSGWVILWTQQMRFRGSFGFSMWLEAVYLLIFGWFGIAAMEWDFGGSDFIMPSLALFLLCFIMGMHNTVITLLSGGAIRSTHMTGTATDLGIEISRALYYSKQHHPRLPHVRVNKPKMWLLSGLMLSFLLGGVVGAWGYHLVGHHFALPVSAVLLILGAGSVGYDVKVRLKWAFVNWYRRKKKKRKKS comes from the coding sequence ATGAACGCTGACAAACCGCCCCACTCCTACCGATTGCGCCACCATAGGCAACACACGCCGCCGTTTTGGCAGGCTGACCGCCCGTACCTGCACGAACACAATATTTCCGATGCCCGTTTCAGACGGCTGGGCTACATCATGGCCTTTCTTGCCGGAGCGATTAATGCCGGCGGTTACTTCGCATTCTCACGTTATACCTCCCACGTTACCGGCTCAATGTCGCTGTTGGCAGATGTTTTGTATCTTCAAGAGTGGAGTGTGGCCATTATTGCCACAATCAGCGTGTTGTGTTTTGTTGCCGGTGCCGCGCATTCGGGCTGGGTGATTTTATGGACGCAGCAGATGCGTTTCCGTGGCAGCTTTGGATTTTCCATGTGGCTGGAAGCAGTTTATCTGTTGATATTCGGTTGGTTCGGTATTGCCGCGATGGAATGGGATTTTGGCGGCTCTGATTTTATTATGCCGTCTTTGGCATTGTTTTTATTGTGTTTTATTATGGGCATGCACAATACGGTTATCACGCTTCTTTCCGGCGGCGCCATCCGCTCCACCCACATGACCGGTACGGCGACCGACTTGGGCATTGAAATTTCACGCGCGCTTTATTACTCCAAACAACATCATCCGCGCCTGCCGCACGTCCGCGTCAACAAACCGAAAATGTGGCTTTTAAGTGGTTTGATGCTGTCGTTTTTACTGGGCGGCGTGGTTGGCGCATGGGGTTATCATCTAGTCGGCCATCATTTCGCCCTGCCCGTTTCCGCCGTTTTGCTCATACTGGGTGCAGGTTCAGTGGGATACGATGTCAAGGTCAGATTGAAATGGGCATTCGTCAACTGGTACCGCCGTAAAAAGAAAAAACGGAAGAAATCGTAA
- the ribF gene encoding bifunctional riboflavin kinase/FAD synthetase: protein MNIWLGQRHPPQFPQGAAVTIGNFDGVHLGHKHILQKLKREADQRGLPVVVVVFEPQPKEFFARKAGKKLPYRISPLRTKLRLLRETGCVDAVWVLRFNQAFSDMSAQAFIDQLLRQTLNTRYLLIGDDFRFGAGREGCFELLAQQPDMQTERTPSVIVEDIRTSSTAVRQALSDGKLEYAKRLLGHDYVLSGKVKHGQKLGRTINAPTANVQLPPYHYALSGVFVVEADGTFGSRRGVASFGFNPTVSNNRSQKLEVHLFDFNGDLYGQRIFVRFLHKLRDEKKFESIEALKTQILQDMEDARVWEA from the coding sequence ATGAACATCTGGCTTGGACAGCGACATCCGCCCCAATTTCCGCAAGGAGCCGCCGTAACCATCGGCAACTTCGACGGCGTACACCTCGGGCACAAACATATCCTGCAAAAACTCAAACGAGAGGCAGACCAGCGCGGTCTGCCTGTTGTCGTTGTTGTTTTTGAGCCTCAGCCCAAAGAATTTTTTGCGCGCAAAGCCGGGAAAAAGCTGCCTTACCGCATCAGTCCGCTGCGTACCAAATTGCGCCTTTTGCGTGAAACCGGCTGCGTGGATGCCGTTTGGGTCTTGCGTTTTAACCAAGCTTTCTCCGATATGAGCGCACAAGCGTTTATTGACCAGCTTTTGCGCCAAACGCTCAACACGCGTTATTTGTTGATTGGCGACGATTTCCGTTTCGGTGCCGGCCGTGAAGGTTGTTTTGAACTCTTGGCACAACAGCCCGATATGCAAACCGAGCGCACGCCGTCCGTTATCGTTGAAGACATCCGCACCAGCAGTACTGCCGTCCGCCAAGCCCTTTCAGACGGCAAGTTGGAATACGCCAAAAGACTGTTGGGCCATGATTACGTTTTAAGCGGCAAGGTCAAACACGGACAAAAACTCGGCCGCACCATCAACGCGCCTACCGCCAATGTCCAGCTTCCTCCGTATCATTATGCGCTAAGCGGCGTATTTGTCGTTGAAGCAGACGGCACATTCGGCTCGCGCCGAGGCGTGGCCAGCTTTGGTTTTAACCCCACTGTCAGCAACAATCGTTCGCAAAAGTTGGAAGTCCACCTGTTCGATTTCAACGGCGATTTGTACGGACAACGCATCTTCGTCCGCTTCCTGCACAAACTGCGTGATGAGAAAAAATTTGAGAGTATCGAGGCATTGAAAACCCAAATTTTGCAAGATATGGAAGATGCGAGGGTTTGGGAAGCATAG